Below is a genomic region from Verrucomicrobiales bacterium.
GGGCGTGGGAAAGACGCATCTGATCCGCAGCGTTGCGGATCTCATTGGCGTTCCATTCGTCAAGGCGGATGCGACCAAATTTTCCGAAACGGGCTACGTAGGGGGCGATGTGGAGGACCTGGTGCGGGATTTGATTCGCAAGGCGGACGGTGATGTGGCGCGCGCGCAGTATGGAATCATCTACATCGACGAGATCGACAAGATTGCAGCGCTGGCGAACCATTCGGGACGCGACGTGAGCGGTCGGGGCGTGCAAACCAACCTGCTGAAGTTGATGGAGGACACGGAGGTTCCAGTTCGAGCTCCCAACGACATAGCAGGCCAGATGCAGGCCATGATGGAAGGGATGCGGCAAGGCAAGACGGGCCCCACGACCATCAACACTCGCCATATCCTGTTCGTTGTCAGCGGGGCCTTTGGCGGTTTGGAAAAAATTGTGCAAAAGCGGCTGCGGGAGGCAATGATCGGATTTGCCTCACCTTCACGGACTCTGGCAGGGGAGCAGCCGGCGTTGAATGAAGTGCAGACCCGGGACTTCATCGAGTTTGGTTTTGAACCGGAGTTTATTGGGCGACTACCGGTTCGAGTGATCTGCCATCCGTTGACGGTCGACGACCTATTTCAGATCCTTCGGACCGCCGAGGGCAGCATTATTCGCCAGTACGAACAAGCCTTCGGGGCCTATGGGATTGAGGTTCGGTTTCAGGAAAGCGGTCTGAGGCGTTTGGCTGAGCTGGCCGGGGAGGAGAATACCGGGGCACGTGGGCTGATGACCGTCTGTGAGCGAAGCTTTCGTGACCTGAAGTTTGAACTGCCTTCCACGGCGGTGAAGTCGTTCGAAGTTGACGCGGCCCTCGTCAATAATCCAGCGGCTGCATTGGGTCGACTGCGGGCCTTGCATGCCGATGAGGAGCAGAAGCTCAAGGCGCGTCAGGTGCATGAGTTTGGTGCCCAGTTCAAGGCTGAGCATGGGTTGGACTTGAGGTTTACTGAGAGTGCGGTGGAGTCGATTCTCGAGCGAGCGGCTCAGTCTGACCGGGCTCCGTTGACCGTGTGTCGGGAGTTGTTCAAGGATTTCCAGTTTGGCCTGCGCCTGATCTCCCGAAACACAGGCCAGCAGGAATTTGTAATCGACCGCGAGGCCGTTCTTAAGCCGGACCATGTTCTCAGCCAGTGGGTGGTGGCGAGCTACCGTCAGACACCGGCAGGGGAGTGATGAGGAGTGAAGAGTGAAGAGTGACCTCATTCAGGTGGCCATCCCAAATCGCAAATCCAAAATCCAAAATCTAAAATACTCCTCAATGACAGGCTTGCCCTGTTGAACTTGAAAAGACATTCTCGTCATCATGTCTGACATTCCCAAGCCTGGAAACAAGAGGAAGGCCTGTTTGGTGTACGGTTGTCTCGGCCTGTTTCTGTTCGCCATGATCGGCCTCGTTGGTGCTTACTTTGCGGTTCGGTATGTTCGTCGAGAAGTGGCTGGGGTGGTGGAAAAGTATTCTCAGGCGCAATCGATATCTTTGCCCGAGTTGACCCTGTCGGCCGAGGAGCGCAAGGCGCTCAAGACTCGGGTTGCTGAGTTCGGACAGAAGCTGCGTGAAGGTACTGCTGCGGGTGAGGAGTTAATCCTTACCGGGGATGAAATCAACGTGTTGCTTGCGGAGAGTCCGGGGCTTAGGCCGCTGGGCGATCAGGTGCGGGTTCGGTTGGAGGACACCCGGGTGCTCGGAACCATCAGTTTGCCCTTGTCTCAGTTTGGGCCATCCAAGATGGCCGGCCGTTACCTGAATGGGGAATCGGTCTTGAATCTTTCGTTATCCAATGGGTTGCCTCGGTTGTTTATTGAGGACCTTAAGGTTCAGGGGCAAACCTTGCCGGCGGGGGTGATGTTGGCGTTGCGAGGGGTTAATTTGGCGGAACGGATGGTGGAAAACCCGGAGTTTAAGAAAGTAACGGAGCGCTTTGACTCGGTGAGGGTTTCTGAAGGAAAGCTGATTCTGAAGTCGAAACCGTGAGGGGGGAAGGGGTGGTGGTAGGTGGTAGGTGGCTCGCTCCCCATCACCGAACTCGACGAAGTTTTCGACAAACTTCTTCATTTCGCATGAATCGACAGTTGACCCTTAACGTCGATGCTTTACTGTTCGCGAAACCACCTATCGGTTAACTATATGAACGAAAAACAGTCTTCCAGTCTCTCCGGAACGACCAATCGCCGGAAGTTTATCAAGAACTCCGCCACCGCGGCTGCTGCGGTGGCTGCAGTCAATGTATTTAAGACGCCGGTTTACGGTCAAAATCAGGCTCCGTCCACCGGGCGGGTCATCGGTGCGAACGATCGCATCGTGGTGGCCTTCGTCGGTGTGGGTGGCCAGGGCATGGCTCATGTTCGTTCGATCAAGGAGCATGCGGGCGCGAACAACGTAGCCATTGCGGCCGTTTCGGATGTCTCCAAGCACCGCGTCAGCGAGGCGCAGAAGTATGTGGGCGGCGACTGCCAGGGCTTTGAGGACTACAAGAAGATGATTGAGCGCAACGACATCGATGCCGTTTGCTGCTCCACTGTGGATCATTGGCACACGCGCGTCACCGTCGACTCCATGAAGAGCGGCAAGCACGTGTATGTCGAGAAGCCGATGACTCGCTATTTGGGCGAAGCGTTCGAAATTTACGACACCTGCAAGAGCACCGGCAAGTTGGTGCAGGTGGGTTCCCAAGGCACCTCCGATCTGAAGTGGCATAAGGCAGCCTCCATCATCAAGGGCGGCGGCATTGGCCAAGTCGTGATGAGCCAGGGCTCGTACATGCGGAATGCTCCCAAGGGTGAATGGAACTACGGCATCCAGCCGTGGGCGACGGCGGACGACATCAACTGGGAGAAGTGGATGGGGTCCCAGATCAAGACCCGCAAGTCCTTCGACGCAGACCATTATTTCCGTTGGCGCAAGTACTTCCCGTATTGCGGCGGTCTGCTGGGCGATCTTTTCCCGCACAAGCTTCATCCGTATATGCTGGCGACTGGCAATCCCCAGTTCCCGCTGCGCGTCGCGAGCGTTGGCAGCCGCAAGGTGGAGACCGACAAGAAGACTCCTGGCACCTACATGCGCGATGTTCGTGAAATCGTCCAGATGATCGCCGACTTCCCTGATGGTATGGTGATGCACATCACCAGCAGCACCGTTAACGAGATGGGTACCCAGGAGATGATCCGGGGTCACAAGGCGACTCTCACCATGCAGGGCAATAAAGTCGTTCTGACTCCGGAACGCGCCTTCTCTGAAGAGGTCGAGCAGGCCACATATACCGACATGAATGGCGCTCCGTTCATCGGTGAGCCCCTGCACGTCCACGAAAAGAACTGGTTTGACTCGATTCGCGCTAACAAGCAGCCGAACTGCGGTATCGATCTCGCCACGAAGGTTCAAACCGTCATTTCCCTCGCGGAGATGTCCGATCGTTTGAACGTCATGTGCTTGTTCGACGAGAAGACTCGCAAGATCACCGACGGCAGCGGTCGCGAGCTTGCCCCGATCACCTACGGTTCGATCGAGAATTCCTAGTTTTAGCCATTGAGACCCGTTGGCACACAACCGGCTTCGCCTCGTGCGGAGCCGGTTTTTTTGTCGGATGCCCCGCTCGTGCGCGTGGCTCGTCAAGCCATGGCCACCCGGTTCGAAGTGGTGCTGCCGGGTGCCGATGCGGTGCGGTTGCGCGCTGCGGCGGAAGAAGCGCTGGGGGAGGTGGAACGATTGGAGGAGATGCTTAGCCCGTATTTGGAGACGAGCGAGGTGGCGGGCTTGAACCGTCGGGCGTCGAGGGAACCGGTTCGGGTTTCCCCTGAGCTGTTTCGCTATCTGGAGCAGGCGGCCGCCTTGAGTCGGCTCTCTCAGGGCGCCTTCGACCTTACCGTAGGACCCCTGATGGCTGCCTGGGGTTTTGTGCTCGGGGTGGGAGCTGTGCCCGCAGCCGCCGTCCTGGAGGAAGCGCTTGCTCAAGTGGGCATGCAGTGGGTCGAGCTGAACTCTGCCAGTGGCACGGTTCGGTTTCATCGGCCGGGACTACGCCTTGATCTCGGCGCCTTCGGCAAAGGGATCGCCCTCGATCGGGCGGTGGAACGGCTTCGAGAAGCCGGTGTCACCTCGGCTTTGCTTCACGGAGGTACCAGTTCGATCGTTGCTTTGGGCGTTCAACCAGGCGGGAGCCCCTGGCGGATTGGCTTGGAAGGACCGACCTCACCCACGGATCCTACCCAGCGTCCGATCGAAGTGGTGGAGCTGCACGAAGAATCCCTCGCGGTCTCAGCGGTTTGGGGTCGCGTGCTGCAGACCGGAGCTGCTTCCTATGGACATGTGATCGATCCCCGGGATGGGCAGCCTGTGGGTCATACTCAGCTGGCGGCAGTGGTCCTGCCATCGGCCGCGGAGAGCGACGCATTGTCGACTGCCTTGCTGGTGTTGGGGAGGGATGGGCTGGCAAATTTGCAAGCCGCCCGTCCGGGGATGCGGTGTGTCCTTTTGGGGCGGTGAGGGGTGAATAGGGTGGGGCTTGGTCTGGCCGCGTCAGCGGCAAACCTGACACCCCAGCGAATCAGACCCTCTCGCTGCATGATCCCACGCGAGTCATAGCGCCTCCCCGTAATTGTAGTAGCCGATGAACATCTCCTCGTAGGTTTGTTCTCCGAAAGTGACGGGGACCTTGGGATTCGGGTTGTCCAGGTTTTGCGGCGAGTTGTCCCAAGCGCCGGTGCAGACGATTCGGGATCCGGCGGGCAGGAAGATGGGCTCGGCGAAGCGATAGAGCCTCTGCCAGTTGAAGACATAGCGTGGGATGCGGATCAGGGGTGTCCGCTTTCCGTTCGGAAGCTCGAGATCGTAATTGAACCACTTGCCGCGCAAATGTTGATGCGGGGAGATCTCGTAGAGCCATGAATTCTTGGTGAAGGGCGTCGAGCTGGCACTGGTGATGTGCTCGTTGGCTCCTGGAGGGATCTGGAAGAAGATATCGAACGCAGCCTTCGTTTGCAGCTTTTGCACCGGAGGCTTCTCGGCAAAATAGAGTCCCAGCTGGGTCTGATCAGTCTGCGGGGTGCCGATCGAAATGTAGTGCATCTGAAACGTAAGCTTGGTGCCCTTGGGGAGGAGTTTGGCGGTCCCCTCGGGAAACCAATCGGGGTCTAGTCCGGGGACATAGCCAGCGAAGTAGCCGGCCAGACCACCTAGAGCGCTCTCGCTGCCGCCCAGGAAGATAAGGCTGTGATGGACCACCGCGCGGTTGCCCGGACGCACGACCGCGGCCTTCAACCACAGGTTGCTGGTCGCCTTGGGATCGACGGTGAGGTAGCGATAGTCGATGTCTCCGAAGGCCGGGAGGGACTGAACGGGAATGGAAAGCACTAAGTCTGGCGGGCCCATCGGCCAGACGGCGGGCTCCTCGGCCACCTCGGTGAGGGCGTCGTCACCTTCACCCCGCGGCGCTCCGGCATCGATCCAGCGGATCAGCCGATCGGCTTCGTCTGGTGGAAGCGACCCGTCATTGGAGAAATGGCCGAGCTGCGGATCCGCGTGCCAGGGCGGCATGCGGGCCGACAGCAACTCATCCTTGATCAAGTCCGCATAGATTGAGACCACCTGGTGGTTGGTCATAGACCAGGGCGCGATGTCTCCCGGACTGTGACATTTCACGCAGCGGGCCTGAAGTAGCGGCACGATTTCCGTCGCGTAATCAGGCACCGATTGGCTATGGAGGTTCAGGTCAACTCCCAGCGGCCTTACTTGAGACGGGTTGGCCGGCTGGTTTTGGAGCACACTTTCGAGGGCCTTCTCCAAATAGGCGTGCACATCGGTTCCGGTATTCTCTGCAATCGCGCCCCGGTAGGTGATTTCAAACGTCCCGTTCTTGAGCACTACCACCTCCGGTGCCCGGGTGATTCCGTACTCACGAGTGACGATCTGTGCCGAGTCATGCAGGATGGGGAATCCGATTTTGAGTTGATCGGCCTCGGCGACCAGGGGCGCTCGATCCTTGCCTGCGAGCGAACTCACCATCCAGAACTTAGCGCCCTGAGGGCCGAACCGATTGGAAAGAGTGTTTAGCGAGTCGAGGTAGGGTAATAGGGAGGTGCAGCTGCTTCCTGTGAACAGCAACACCACGGCGGTGACCTTGGAATCGTTGAAGGAGTAGTAGAGCTCCCGGGCGGCACCTAAGTGGTCGATGAGGCGGAAATTGCGCGGGCGAACCGTGGGCGGGGGGGCATCGAAGCGGATGGCGCGATAGAAGCGTCGAGCTCTCGACCGGGCCTCGGAGTCACACCAGGATGTAAGTTCGGACGTGGTTGTGAACTGAACCATCGGCGACCAGGGCAGGGCTCCCTCTAAATCATCGGTTCCCTCGAGTAGGTAACTCGTCCCGGCTTCCCCGGAGACTCCCAGCCTGGGCAGCCCGCAAAAGGGGTCGAGAGTCACCGACAATGGCTCGACGGCTTGAGCTCCTACCAGGGCTAGGCTCGCCCAAAGCAGGCAGAGGGTTGCGGCGGCCGAACGCATCATGGTAATCACCCTGCTACCCTAGTCGAAATTTGCCACGCTGCAAGCGTCATCAAGGGACGGCGGCTGGGGTGATTGATGCCGGGTGAGGCGGAGAATTATCTGACGGGGGCCCCACTGACTGTTGTGCGCAAGGAGTTGATCGCGGAACTCCATACAAAGGACCGAGCCTCACCCGGAATTAATTACACCCGGCGGCCGGTGCCGTGTTTTTTGGTCGGGCCTTAGCGGGTGACTTGACCGCGGATTTCTCCGTTCACCCGACCGGTCGTGCGGAAGATCAGGTAGCTCACCACATCGTTAAGCGCTTCGGCGACTTTTGGTTCGATCGTGAGCGAGCCGGCGATCCCTCCGAAGGTTCCGAAGCTGCCCCCATTGAGCGAGCTCAAGTCGAGCAGGGAAGGGTTGACTACCGTGGTTGTGGAGGCGCGCCCGTGCAGTTGGAGAGAGGTCGCCGTCGTGGCCAGCTTGTCATAGCCCACCGCGAGATGGAGACGGTCGTAGGCTAGCAGGAGGGTGCCGGTCGAGGTCGCTGCGGTGGTGATGGCGCTGGGGCGCATGCTAGCCCCGTTCAGGCTGACCTTCATGACCGCCGGGACGAGTTGACCCCGGATCTCGCCCGCGGGGTTCGCGGGCGTATGGAAGTTCATATAGGATCTGCCATCACGGACCGCAGCCAGTTGGTTGGTAGCCAGATTGATAGAACCTGAGATGCCGCCGCTCAGGCCGTATCCACCTGCCAGGGGCGCGAAATCGATCAGGACGCCAGCCGTGTTGGTGGAGTTAGCAGATCCATGAATATGCGCTGCGGTGGGAGCGTTGGTGAAGCCCTGGTAGGAGAGATTGAAGGTGAGATTCGTTCCTTCGAGAAAGTAAATCCCCAGTCCGGAGGCGGGGCTATTGACGGCCGTCGGTTTCTCGCCTGCCCCGGTTGCCTTGGCGGTGAGAGGCAGGGCGGTGACCCGCGCGGTCAGTTGGCCGCGGATTTCGCCGGAACCGTGAGCGGCAGTGTGCAGGTTCAGGTAAGTGCTTCCGTCCGCTACAGCGGCGATTTGTGCAGGGGTTAAGTTCACCGAGCCGCCAAAGGCTCCGGAGCTTCCCAGGTCGCCCGCTTTGAGGGGCATCAAATCGACGAGCACGTCTGCATTGCCGTCCGGGCTGGCAGGGCCGTGGATATGAGCCGCCAGGGGAGCCCCCGACAGGCCGCTATAGGTAATGTTGAGGTAGAGCTTGTCTCCGATCAGGAGAGCGGTGGCGGATCCGACGGCGGGAGTGCTGACTGGCTCGGGACGTTGGTTTGCCCCGGACAGCGCTGCTGACATCGCGACGGGGGCAATCTGCCCGCGGATCTCGCCGGCTGGATTGGCGGCCGTGTGCAAGTTGATGTAAGTTTGGCCGTTCACCAGCGCGGTTTTGACTTCCGTCGACAGGGTTACTGAGCCGGAGAAGACACCCGACTTGCCGGCACCGCCCAGCTCGTTGGCATCCAGGCTTACGAGTACCCCGTTGGCCTCGTTGACGCTCGCCGGGCCATGAATGTGGGCTCCGGTGATGGGGCCGCTGAGTCCCGATGCTTTGATCTCGAAGAACAGTTTGCTTCCTTCCAAGCGGAGGAGGCCGAATCCGGAGGCATCGCCGGCAACGGGGTCAGGGCGTTGGGCAGCCCCGCTGAGCTGCACACTGAATGGGATGGTGGTCACTTTGGACAGGTCGGCGATTCGGAAAAAGGCCGCGTTCTCCGTGGCGGGGATCACCGTCTCCAAGCCGGAGACTGCCGGGCTATTCTGCCAAATCTGCTCTTCCAGACTGCTCTTCCGTTGGATCACAAAGGGTCCTGCGCCACCGCCTTTCCAGCCCAGTGTTACTCCGTTGGGGCTCGCGTCGGAGGCGACGAATCGCAACGGAGCCTCGGTTACTGTGACGGTGACTGCGGGCGACACTCCCGTGCCATTTTGGGCATCGGTAGCCTTGGCGAAGACACTAAAGGTGCCGGCCGGAAGGCTGGTAGTCAGGGTGTAGGGACTCACCGCCGACTCCCCGAGCTTGTTAGTCCCCGCGAAAAACTCCACGAGAGTGATCGTGCCGGTGGCTTCGACGTCTTGAGCGGTCGCGACCACAGTCAGCTGATCCTCCACCGTGATGGTAGTGGCTCCTGCTGGGCTGGTCAGCCGAGCGGTGGGCATCTTGTTATTAAGTGGGTTGCTCGCCGGATCTCCGGGGTTGGTGATGGTGGCGGGGGCTCCGACCGTCGTTCCGTCGCCCTCCGGGTCCCCGAGCTCAGCCCCGTTGCTGAACCCGTCTCCATCCGAATCGAGCGCCGCTAGGGCGGCCGACCAAAAGGCGACCTGTTGCGGCCCTCCCACAATCTCATTCACCTGCACCCCGAAGGCATTTCTCGCTCCGCCCCCGGAAGTGGTGGTGTGGCAAGTCAAGCAGTCAAACTTGCCGCCGTTGGGGCGGGGGAGCTGGTTCACGCGGAAATTGCGAGCTTGGCTCGACTCGGCGATGAACAGGACTGCGAGGCAGATCCACAAAGAGTGCCGACGGGAAGAAATGGTTAGCGAGCTCATGCGACAACGACGTTCTGATTAATTTACTAAGATGCATCATCAACGAGGAAGATGAAAGAGGATATACGGGTTTTCCCGTAGTTCCGGGCTTGAAGGGTGGCAAAATTGGGTTAGCCTGAGCCTGATGTATCGGTTGTGCCATTCCGACTGCGAGCAACTCTTGGAATTGACCGCTGATCTTTATTCCTGTCGGCTGGAGGAGGGTTGGCGTGGTCGGCTATTGCGGCGGATTCGGGCCTTAATTCCCTTTGAGTTTGGCGGGTGTCATTTGATCGAGCGGGATCAGCATCAGATCGACGCCTGCTACGAACCGTGTCGGCCTCCTATGCCAGCTGCTAACAAGGACTTCTGGCGGTTGGTCAAGACCCATCCGATGAACGGTCTGCTGTTCGGCCAGCCCCTTCAGTCCTGGAAAGTCAGCGATGTGATCTCGCGCATGGACTTCCGTCAGTCGGAGCTTTACCAAGCTTTATATCAACCACTTAAAGTAGATTGTGAACTGGCGGCGGCCGTACCTTTCCGTTCCAACCCACAGCGCCTCGTGCTGCTGACCCTGCATCGGTTTCGGGTCGATTTCACCGAGCGGGATCGCGCGGTGTTGAATCTCCTGCTGCCGCATATCGCCCGGCTTCAATGGTCCCAGGAAAGCCGAGCTTTGTGGGATCGGCCTCCTTGTGCTCAGGTGCTTCCGACTGAGTTGTTTGCGGCTACTGTCAGGCGGGAAACGCGGTGGTCCCTGACTCCGCGGGAGATGGAGGTCCTATTTTGGGTGCATCAAGGCAAGACCAACTCCGAGATAGGGAAGATTTTGGGTATCTCGGAACGGACCGCGGAGACGCATATTCTGAGGGCCTATCCAAAGATTGGGGTTGAGAACCGCCATTCAGCGATGGCGGTTCTCAACCGGCTAATTCGTTAGCGATGATCAGGCTGAGGCCTTGCAGGGAGGGAAACCGGCGCGGATCGTTCGCCATGGCTCCTCCGTCGACACGTCGACGATCCCTGGTTCGGCTGCCTTGGAAGGACTCAGGATGGCCAGGAAAACCAATTTCTCGTCGAAAGGGTTGTAGGTACCGTGCACCTCGCCCTTGGGAATGAGCACCATCTCACCGGGATGGAGAATGCGATGTTCCTTCCCACACCATTGCTCGGCTTGGCCTGAGATAATGTAGATAATCTCCTCGCGAGTGGGATGGGTGTGGAAGGGATGGCATCGCCAGGGATCCATGTTCGCCCGAACCAAGAGCAGTTCTTGGTTCGGGACGACGTCGGCGCGACACATCCATTCCTCAAGCGTCCAAGGAGAGGTGAATTGAACCGCCTCGCGAGCGGTGACAAAGCGACGTTCGGAAATCGACATGCAGCCTTTCGAATGGGTTATTTTCGTTTGCCGAATGCGCGCGCCGCCGGAGTTGGGATTTTCTTAAAGCGCCGCGTGATGTCCACCAGGGATTGCTCCACGCCCATTCGCTCCAGACTTGAGGCTCCGACGAATCCAACGCACTCGGTTTTTTCGTTCACCTCGGCCGCATCCTCCGGTGTGCAAATTGGACCGCCGTGGCTGAGGAAGAAGATGTCCTTTCTGACCTTCTTGGCAGCGTCGATGATCGCATTGGTCCGTTTGATGGCATCGGCCATGGTGACGACCGCCCCGGTCACGCCGATCGAGCCGCCCACCGTGGTGCCGACATGCGCGATGATGGCATCCGCTCCCGCTTCCGCCATCGCTTTAGCTTCGGCCGGCGAGGCGACATACACGATGGAGAACAAGTCCATCTTGCGTGCGAGCGCCACCATCTCGAACTCCTTCTTCACGCTCATGCCGGTCTCTTCCAGCACTTGGCGGAACTGTCCGTCCACAATCGTGTGCGTGGGAAAGTTGTTCACGCCGCTGAAGCCCATGTCTTTTACTTTCAGCAGCCAGTGCCACATGCGGCGGCGAGGATCGGTGGCATGGACGCCGCAGATCACGGGGATGTCCTCCACCACGGGCAGAACTTCATACTCGCCAATCTCCATCGCCACGGCGTTGGCATCGCCGTAGGCCATCAGTCCGCAGGTTGAGCCGTGGCCGGACATGCGGAAACGTCCTGAGTTGTAGATGATGATCAGGTCCGCTCCGCCGCGTTCGATGAATTTGGCACTGATGCCGGTGCCGGCTCCCGCCGCGATGATCGGCTGTCCTTTCTTGAGCGTGGCGCGCAAACGTTCGATGACTTCTTTGCGGGTGTAGGGATTTCCTTTTCCGGTCCAGGGATTTGGCATGATAGATGGAGATGGATTGAGTTAACGGTGAGTTTGAGTTGGCAAATTGGGCGAAGCGTTCGGCGTCGGCTTGATCTGGTCAAGTCAGCGATACTCGATCAACTCGGCCTTGGGGAATCGCACTTTCGCCAGGCTCGCGTATTTGTCGTTCCCAGCCCGATATCCGACCGGACAAAGTACCGCCGTGGTGAGGCCCCGCGGTGCCAGTCCCAGGATTTCGTCGTATTTGGCCTGCTCAAATCCTTCCATGGGGCAGGTGTCGAGTCCCAGCAGGGCTGCGGAAGTCATTAGGTTGCCCAGAGCGATGTAAGCCTGTCGGGTCGCCCACTCGGTGGAGATCTTCCCACGGGTCCCCTCGACCACATCGCCGATCATCATCTTTCGATAGCCTGCCATCGACTCGACGGGCACCTGTCGCGTGCGGGCGGTGTCCTGGAGATATTTGTCGATGTGCTCCACGGTCATACGAGTCATAACGGTCATAATGACTAGGTGCGACGCGTCGGCCACTTGGCGCTGGTTCCAGGAGTGGGGAACGAGCTGCGCTCGAAGCGCTGGGTCCTGAACCACCAGAAATTTCCAAGGCTGGAGCCCGAAACTGGAGGGGGTGAGAACGAGGGTTTCCTCAAGGGCGCTCCAGATGTCTTGGGGGATCTTTCGGGTGGGATCGAATTGCTTGGTGGCGTATCGCCAGCGAAGGGCGCCGAGAAGTTGGTCGGTAGTCAGGGGCATGGGGCCGGTGGTGGTGTGAAGGGTTTTGCTAGGTAGATGAGTGGGAAAGCTCCGGCTGGGACGTAGCCGGAGCCGGTGATTTGGGACGGAGGAAGCGCATCATGGAATCGCCATGCTTCATTTCCTTCATTTCGTCCCAGGCGGCGGTGAGCGTCAAGGTGTCGCGTTTGGTGTGGCCCAGGACCAGGAGGCCGTCGGGAGAGATCAACTTGGGCAGGTATTCGTCATCCAGCAGCCGCTGTGATAAGGAGGTGGAGCGCTTCCCGACATTCTTGTCGCCGAACGGCGGGTCGGCCATGATGAGATCGAACGTTCGCTGAGATTCGGCGAGCTGCCGCAGCACGACCAGCACGTCCTGCACGCGCAATTCGTGCCGCTCGGTTGGGAGTGCGGTCAGCTCGAGGTTTTGGCGGATCATGGACGCGTGGCGGCCCGCCTTTTCGACACTGAGCACACTGGCGGCACCGCGGCTCAGGCACTCGAGTCCGATGGCACCCGAGCCGGAAAAGAGATCGAGGACCCTGGCCCCATCGACCCGGCCGCCCAGGCTATTGAAGATGGCCTGACGAACGAGATCGGGGGTGGGTCGGACATCGTAACCGCTCGGCACCTTGATGAGGCGCCCGGCTGCTGAGCCACCAATGATTCGCATCCCCCCTAGTTGACACTGAAGAGCCTCTCGGGAGCAATAAAACTCAGCGGGCGGATTTCTGGAATTTCTCTCTGTAGCGCGGGCCGTGTCGGCCCATCACGCCCGGCCTCAGTGTGAAAAACGGCTGCTAGAGCTTCCTCGAATCCGACCGAATGCCAACGCACCCAATCCGAGCAGTGCCAAAACAGCAGACGATGGCTCAGGGACCGGAGTGTTGAAATAAGTCAGCCCGTTGGCGATGCTTCCTGTTCCCAGTTTGGGGCTTCCGTCCCGACCGACTCCTGCAAGCTCATGAGTCCAGAGGTTAGATGCACCGCGCTGGCCTGCGCCGTTGATGGCATCTACCCAGGTGTTGACCGTCTGGTTGTAGTTTTCCCAAACCCTGAGCTGCAGGGTCACTTTGTCCCCTCCGAACGTGCCCGGAATATCGAGCTTGGATTTGCCGTTGATGAGTCCCGCAGTTGCGCCGGTTCGGAACGTTACCAAGGAACCTGGTACCGGCTGTAGGGAGCCAGTATTCGGTGTTTCCCCTGGAGCCCACCAGAGCTCCGCGTAGAAACCCGTCCCCTCAAGTTTAGTGGCACTGGCATAGTCGGCCAGGGATCCTCCATGGATGGGCGTCAGGGGTGAGGCGGGATTGTATGCAAAGATGTATTTTTCCTTCCCGACGCCTAGCGTGGATTGATAGGTGACCGAGCCT
It encodes:
- a CDS encoding cupin domain-containing protein — its product is MSISERRFVTAREAVQFTSPWTLEEWMCRADVVPNQELLLVRANMDPWRCHPFHTHPTREEIIYIISGQAEQWCGKEHRILHPGEMVLIPKGEVHGTYNPFDEKLVFLAILSPSKAAEPGIVDVSTEEPWRTIRAGFPPCKASA
- a CDS encoding phosphoenolpyruvate hydrolase family protein, with amino-acid sequence MPNPWTGKGNPYTRKEVIERLRATLKKGQPIIAAGAGTGISAKFIERGGADLIIIYNSGRFRMSGHGSTCGLMAYGDANAVAMEIGEYEVLPVVEDIPVICGVHATDPRRRMWHWLLKVKDMGFSGVNNFPTHTIVDGQFRQVLEETGMSVKKEFEMVALARKMDLFSIVYVASPAEAKAMAEAGADAIIAHVGTTVGGSIGVTGAVVTMADAIKRTNAIIDAAKKVRKDIFFLSHGGPICTPEDAAEVNEKTECVGFVGASSLERMGVEQSLVDITRRFKKIPTPAARAFGKRK
- a CDS encoding CHRD domain-containing protein → MSSLTISSRRHSLWICLAVLFIAESSQARNFRVNQLPRPNGGKFDCLTCHTTTSGGGARNAFGVQVNEIVGGPQQVAFWSAALAALDSDGDGFSNGAELGDPEGDGTTVGAPATITNPGDPASNPLNNKMPTARLTSPAGATTITVEDQLTVVATAQDVEATGTITLVEFFAGTNKLGESAVSPYTLTTSLPAGTFSVFAKATDAQNGTGVSPAVTVTVTEAPLRFVASDASPNGVTLGWKGGGAGPFVIQRKSSLEEQIWQNSPAVSGLETVIPATENAAFFRIADLSKVTTIPFSVQLSGAAQRPDPVAGDASGFGLLRLEGSKLFFEIKASGLSGPITGAHIHGPASVNEANGVLVSLDANELGGAGKSGVFSGSVTLSTEVKTALVNGQTYINLHTAANPAGEIRGQIAPVAMSAALSGANQRPEPVSTPAVGSATALLIGDKLYLNITYSGLSGAPLAAHIHGPASPDGNADVLVDLMPLKAGDLGSSGAFGGSVNLTPAQIAAVADGSTYLNLHTAAHGSGEIRGQLTARVTALPLTAKATGAGEKPTAVNSPASGLGIYFLEGTNLTFNLSYQGFTNAPTAAHIHGSANSTNTAGVLIDFAPLAGGYGLSGGISGSINLATNQLAAVRDGRSYMNFHTPANPAGEIRGQLVPAVMKVSLNGASMRPSAITTAATSTGTLLLAYDRLHLAVGYDKLATTATSLQLHGRASTTTVVNPSLLDLSSLNGGSFGTFGGIAGSLTIEPKVAEALNDVVSYLIFRTTGRVNGEIRGQVTR
- the rsmD gene encoding 16S rRNA (guanine(966)-N(2))-methyltransferase RsmD, with amino-acid sequence MRIIGGSAAGRLIKVPSGYDVRPTPDLVRQAIFNSLGGRVDGARVLDLFSGSGAIGLECLSRGAASVLSVEKAGRHASMIRQNLELTALPTERHELRVQDVLVVLRQLAESQRTFDLIMADPPFGDKNVGKRSTSLSQRLLDDEYLPKLISPDGLLVLGHTKRDTLTLTAAWDEMKEMKHGDSMMRFLRPKSPAPATSQPELSHSST
- a CDS encoding PEP-CTERM sorting domain-containing protein, encoding MRSLAVLAGLLLVQTLTSFGQGSVTYQSTLGVGKEKYIFAYNPASPLTPIHGGSLADYASATKLEGTGFYAELWWAPGETPNTGSLQPVPGSLVTFRTGATAGLINGKSKLDIPGTFGGDKVTLQLRVWENYNQTVNTWVDAINGAGQRGASNLWTHELAGVGRDGSPKLGTGSIANGLTYFNTPVPEPSSAVLALLGLGALAFGRIRGSSSSRFSH
- a CDS encoding NAD(P)H-dependent oxidoreductase — encoded protein: MPLTTDQLLGALRWRYATKQFDPTRKIPQDIWSALEETLVLTPSSFGLQPWKFLVVQDPALRAQLVPHSWNQRQVADASHLVIMTVMTRMTVEHIDKYLQDTARTRQVPVESMAGYRKMMIGDVVEGTRGKISTEWATRQAYIALGNLMTSAALLGLDTCPMEGFEQAKYDEILGLAPRGLTTAVLCPVGYRAGNDKYASLAKVRFPKAELIEYR